A genomic window from Klebsiella quasipneumoniae subsp. quasipneumoniae includes:
- the paaF gene encoding 2,3-dehydroadipyl-CoA hydratase PaaF yields MSELMIHRHGRVLQLTLNRPQARNALNNALLTRIAEALEAAAADDNVSVCVISGNPRFFAAGADLNEMAEKDLPATLDDIRPRLWARIDAFPKPLIASVNGYALGAGCELALLCDLIVAGDNARFGLPEITLGIMPGAGGTQRLIRSVGKALASRMVLSGESIDARQAQQAGLVSDIHPAALTDEYALQLATTIARHAPLALRAAKQSLRLSQEVSLQAGLQQERQLFTLLSATEDRREGIDAFLQKRTPDFKGR; encoded by the coding sequence ATGAGCGAGCTGATGATCCACCGCCATGGCCGGGTGCTGCAGCTGACGCTCAACCGTCCGCAGGCCCGCAACGCGCTGAACAATGCCTTATTAACCCGGATTGCCGAGGCGCTGGAGGCCGCGGCCGCTGATGACAACGTCAGCGTCTGCGTCATCAGCGGCAATCCGCGCTTCTTTGCCGCCGGAGCCGACCTGAACGAGATGGCGGAGAAAGATCTCCCGGCGACCCTGGATGATATCCGCCCGCGGCTGTGGGCGCGTATCGATGCCTTCCCCAAACCGCTGATCGCCTCGGTCAACGGTTACGCCCTCGGCGCGGGCTGCGAGCTGGCCCTGCTGTGCGACCTGATTGTCGCCGGGGACAACGCCCGCTTTGGCCTGCCGGAAATTACCCTCGGCATCATGCCGGGCGCTGGCGGCACCCAGCGGCTGATCCGCAGCGTTGGCAAGGCGCTGGCCAGCCGGATGGTGCTGAGCGGCGAGAGTATTGACGCCCGTCAGGCGCAGCAGGCCGGGCTGGTGAGCGATATCCATCCGGCGGCGTTAACCGATGAATATGCCCTGCAACTGGCGACCACCATCGCCCGCCACGCACCGCTGGCGCTCCGGGCGGCGAAACAGTCGCTGCGCCTGTCGCAGGAGGTGAGCCTGCAGGCCGGTCTCCAGCAGGAGCGCCAGCTGTTCACCCTGCTGAGCGCCACCGAAGACCGCCGCGAAGGCATCGACGCCTTCTTACAAAAACGTACCCCGGACTTTAAAGGACGCTAA
- the paaK gene encoding phenylacetate--CoA ligase PaaK → MITTTKLDPIETASRDELQALQTQRLKWTLNHAYNNVPMYRRKFDAAGVHPDDFRELSDLTKFPCTTKQDLRDNYPFDTFAVPMEQVVRIHASSGTTGKPTVVGYTQNDIDNWASIVARSLRAAGGTAKDKIHVAYGYGLFTGGLGAHYGAERLGATVIPMSGGQTEKQAQLIRDFQPDMIMVTPSYCLNLIEELERQMAGDARGCSLRVGVFGAEPWTLAMRAEIERRLGITALDIYGLSEVMGPGVAMECLETVDGPTIWEDHFFPEIVNPDDGTPLADGEHGELLFTTLTKEALPVIRYRTRDLTRLLPGTARTMRRMDRISGRSDDMLIIRGVNVFPSQLEEEILKFEHLAPHYQLEVNRRGHLDSLAVRVELKESGLALSHEQRCQICHQLRHRIKSMVGISTDITIVNCGSIPRSEGKACRVFDLRKAVVSG, encoded by the coding sequence ATGATAACTACTACAAAATTAGATCCGATTGAAACCGCCTCGCGTGATGAGCTGCAGGCCCTGCAAACCCAGCGTCTGAAGTGGACGCTGAATCATGCGTATAACAATGTGCCAATGTATCGTCGTAAATTCGACGCCGCAGGCGTGCACCCTGACGACTTCCGCGAACTGAGCGACCTGACCAAATTCCCGTGCACCACCAAACAGGATCTGCGCGACAACTATCCCTTCGATACCTTCGCGGTGCCGATGGAGCAGGTGGTGCGCATTCATGCCTCATCCGGCACCACCGGCAAACCGACGGTGGTGGGTTATACGCAAAACGATATTGATAACTGGGCCAGTATCGTCGCCCGTTCGCTGCGCGCCGCCGGCGGCACGGCGAAAGATAAAATTCACGTCGCCTACGGCTACGGCCTGTTTACCGGCGGCCTTGGCGCGCACTACGGCGCGGAACGCTTAGGTGCGACGGTGATCCCGATGTCCGGCGGACAGACCGAAAAACAGGCGCAGCTGATCCGCGATTTCCAGCCGGATATGATCATGGTGACGCCCTCATACTGTCTGAATCTGATTGAAGAGCTGGAGCGCCAGATGGCCGGCGATGCCCGCGGCTGTTCATTACGCGTCGGCGTCTTTGGCGCCGAGCCGTGGACCCTGGCGATGCGCGCGGAGATCGAGCGCCGGCTGGGGATCACCGCCCTGGATATTTACGGTCTGTCAGAGGTGATGGGCCCGGGGGTGGCGATGGAGTGTCTGGAAACCGTTGACGGCCCGACCATCTGGGAAGACCACTTCTTCCCGGAAATCGTTAACCCGGACGACGGCACGCCGCTGGCCGATGGCGAACACGGCGAACTGCTGTTCACCACGCTGACCAAAGAGGCGCTGCCGGTGATCCGCTACCGTACCCGCGATCTGACGCGCCTGCTGCCGGGCACTGCGCGCACCATGCGCCGTATGGACCGCATCAGCGGACGCAGCGACGATATGCTGATCATCCGCGGGGTTAACGTCTTCCCGTCGCAGCTGGAAGAAGAGATCCTTAAGTTTGAACACCTGGCGCCGCACTACCAGCTGGAGGTGAATCGCCGCGGCCATCTCGATTCGCTGGCAGTGCGCGTGGAGCTGAAAGAGAGCGGGCTGGCGCTGAGTCACGAGCAGCGCTGCCAGATTTGTCACCAGCTGCGCCACCGCATTAAGTCGATGGTCGGGATCTCCACCGATATCACCATCGTCAACTGCGGCAGCATTCCGCGCTCTGAAGGCAAAGCCTGTCGCGTATTCGACCTGCGTAAAGCGGTGGTCAGCGGTTAA
- the paaY gene encoding phenylacetic acid degradation protein PaaY → MPIYQIDGLTPVVPEESYVHPTAVLIGDVILGKGVYVGPNASLRGDFGRIVVKDGANIQDNCVMHGFPGQDTVVEEDGHIGHGAILHGCVIGRNALVGMSAVIIDGATIGENSIVGASAFVKANAEMPANHLIIGSPAKAIRVLSEQELAWKKHGTREYQVLVERCKQTLHQVEPLREVEEGRKRLEFDENLRPKSST, encoded by the coding sequence ATGCCGATTTATCAGATTGATGGACTGACCCCGGTGGTGCCGGAGGAGAGTTACGTCCACCCGACCGCGGTGTTGATTGGCGACGTGATCCTCGGCAAAGGGGTCTATGTTGGGCCCAACGCCAGCCTGCGCGGCGATTTTGGCCGCATCGTGGTCAAAGACGGGGCCAATATTCAGGACAACTGCGTGATGCACGGCTTCCCCGGCCAGGATACGGTGGTGGAAGAGGACGGACATATCGGCCACGGCGCTATTCTGCACGGCTGCGTGATTGGCCGCAACGCGCTGGTGGGGATGAGCGCGGTGATTATCGACGGGGCGACCATCGGCGAAAACAGCATTGTCGGCGCCTCGGCCTTTGTCAAAGCCAACGCTGAGATGCCCGCCAACCATCTGATCATCGGCAGCCCGGCAAAAGCGATTCGCGTCCTGAGCGAACAGGAGCTGGCGTGGAAAAAACATGGCACCCGTGAATACCAGGTGCTGGTGGAACGCTGTAAGCAGACGCTGCATCAGGTCGAGCCGTTACGGGAAGTGGAAGAGGGGCGTAAGCGGCTGGAATTTGATGAAAACCTGCGGCCAAAATCCTCAACCTGA
- the azoR gene encoding FMN-dependent NADH-azoreductase has product MSKVLVLKSSILAGYSQSGQLSDYFVEQWQEKHPGDEITVRDLAANPIPVLDGELVGALRPSDAPLTPRQQEALALSDELIAELKGNDVIVIAAPMYNFNIPTQLKNYFDLVARAGVTFRYTEKGPEGLVTGKRAVVVTSRGGIHKDTPTDLVTPYLSTFLGFIGITDVNFVFAEGIAYGPEVAAKAQSDAKAAIDSVVAA; this is encoded by the coding sequence ATGAGCAAAGTATTAGTTCTGAAATCCAGTATTCTGGCAGGGTACTCACAATCTGGTCAGCTTTCCGACTATTTTGTTGAACAATGGCAGGAAAAACACCCGGGCGACGAGATCACCGTACGTGACCTGGCCGCTAATCCGATCCCGGTTCTGGATGGTGAACTGGTTGGCGCCCTGCGTCCGAGCGACGCGCCGCTGACGCCGCGTCAGCAGGAAGCGCTGGCCCTTTCCGACGAGCTGATCGCCGAACTGAAAGGCAATGATGTGATTGTTATCGCTGCGCCGATGTACAACTTCAACATTCCGACGCAGTTGAAAAACTATTTTGACCTGGTGGCTCGCGCCGGCGTGACCTTCCGCTACACCGAGAAAGGGCCGGAAGGTCTGGTGACCGGTAAACGCGCGGTCGTCGTGACCAGCCGCGGCGGTATCCATAAAGATACCCCGACCGACCTGGTCACCCCGTACCTGTCCACCTTCCTCGGCTTTATCGGCATCACCGACGTGAACTTCGTGTTCGCCGAAGGTATCGCTTACGGCCCGGAAGTCGCGGCCAAAGCGCAGTCTGACGCAAAAGCGGCCATCGACAGCGTGGTTGCAGCCTAA
- the paaI gene encoding hydroxyphenylacetyl-CoA thioesterase PaaI: MSNDAWRNARAMYEKDTCARTMGIELIEMDDGFAQMTMTVSPDMLNGHQTCHGGQLFTLADTAFAYACNSQGLAAVASAASIDFLRPAFAGDRLVATARVKQQGKLTGVYDIEIVNQQQKIVALFRGKSHRIGGTITGEV; this comes from the coding sequence ATGAGCAATGACGCCTGGCGCAACGCGCGCGCGATGTATGAAAAAGATACCTGCGCCAGAACGATGGGGATCGAACTCATCGAGATGGACGACGGTTTTGCGCAGATGACCATGACCGTCTCGCCGGACATGCTTAACGGCCATCAAACCTGCCACGGCGGTCAGCTATTTACCCTTGCCGATACCGCTTTCGCCTACGCCTGTAACAGCCAGGGGCTGGCGGCGGTGGCTTCGGCGGCCAGCATTGATTTTCTCCGCCCGGCGTTTGCCGGCGACCGGCTGGTCGCCACCGCCAGAGTCAAACAGCAGGGCAAGCTGACCGGGGTCTACGACATTGAAATTGTTAATCAACAGCAAAAAATTGTGGCCCTGTTTCGCGGCAAATCGCACCGCATCGGCGGCACAATCACAGGAGAAGTGTAA
- a CDS encoding GFA family protein produces the protein MAEKLSAHCHCGAVAFTVELSDGFNTARRCNCSYCRMRGAVAVSSPRSGIEVVRGRDKLTEYRFNTGEAVHFFCSVCGIYTFHQRRSNPQEYGVNVACIDGVSPFDFSCVEVNDGVNHPNDGGGGVVGYLRYEKK, from the coding sequence ATGGCAGAGAAATTATCCGCTCACTGTCACTGCGGTGCGGTGGCGTTTACCGTTGAACTCAGCGACGGCTTCAATACCGCTCGGCGCTGTAACTGCTCATATTGTCGAATGCGCGGGGCGGTCGCGGTCTCTTCGCCGCGTTCAGGCATAGAGGTGGTACGCGGAAGGGATAAGCTCACCGAGTATCGCTTTAATACAGGTGAAGCCGTGCACTTTTTCTGCTCGGTATGCGGGATCTACACCTTTCATCAACGGCGTTCAAACCCACAGGAGTATGGGGTGAATGTGGCCTGCATTGACGGCGTGTCGCCTTTCGATTTTTCCTGCGTGGAGGTCAACGACGGGGTGAATCATCCAAACGATGGCGGCGGAGGCGTGGTGGGGTATTTGCGCTACGAGAAAAAGTAA
- a CDS encoding 3-hydroxyacyl-CoA dehydrogenase has product MMTTSIANVAVIGSGTMGAGIAEVAAAAGHPVLIYDIDHQAIARAIEGIARRLASRVERGKLASEQADALLARLHPAHDLAALADADLVIEAASERLEVKTALFAQLATICAPSTLLTSNTSSISITAIAAGVKHPERVAGLHFFNPAPVMKLVEVVSGLATSAEVVEQLCQCVSGWGKRPVRCRSTPGFIVNRVARPFYAEAWRALEEQVAAPEVIDAALRDGGGFPMGPLALTDLIGQDVNFAVTCSVFNAFWQDRRYLPSLLQQELALAGRLGKKSGHGVYRWPAEVRTAVTLPPVAHGAQSVITISDSVTELDELLLLETEGETALALSVKHRRPVVVYDLCASDTVVLAAAATNAPAATDKAVHYFQQQGKNVLRIADYPGLLVWRTVAMLINEALDALQKGVASAQDIDTAMRLGVNYPQGPLAWGDSLGWRRVLRLLENLHHHYGEERYRPGSLLRQKALMEKHHEQ; this is encoded by the coding sequence ATGATGACGACATCCATAGCCAACGTGGCGGTGATCGGCAGCGGCACCATGGGGGCCGGCATCGCCGAAGTGGCGGCTGCCGCCGGGCATCCGGTGCTGATTTACGACATCGATCATCAGGCCATCGCCCGGGCGATAGAGGGTATTGCCAGGCGGCTCGCCTCACGGGTCGAGCGCGGCAAACTGGCGTCAGAGCAGGCCGACGCGCTGCTGGCACGCCTGCATCCAGCCCACGATTTAGCCGCGCTGGCCGACGCAGATTTAGTGATCGAAGCGGCCTCTGAACGCCTGGAGGTAAAAACGGCGCTGTTCGCGCAGCTGGCGACGATCTGCGCGCCGTCAACGTTGCTCACCAGCAACACCTCGTCGATTTCGATTACCGCCATCGCCGCCGGGGTAAAGCATCCCGAACGCGTCGCCGGGCTGCACTTCTTTAATCCGGCGCCGGTCATGAAGCTGGTGGAGGTCGTCAGCGGCCTGGCGACGTCTGCGGAAGTGGTGGAGCAGCTGTGCCAGTGCGTGAGCGGCTGGGGGAAACGGCCGGTACGCTGCCGCTCGACGCCCGGCTTTATCGTTAACCGCGTGGCGCGTCCATTCTACGCCGAAGCCTGGCGGGCGCTGGAGGAGCAGGTGGCCGCCCCGGAGGTTATCGATGCCGCTTTGCGTGACGGCGGCGGTTTCCCGATGGGGCCCCTGGCGCTGACGGACCTGATTGGCCAGGACGTCAACTTCGCCGTGACCTGCTCGGTATTTAACGCTTTCTGGCAGGACCGCCGCTACCTGCCATCGCTACTCCAGCAAGAGCTGGCTCTGGCCGGGCGGCTGGGCAAAAAGAGCGGCCATGGCGTCTATCGCTGGCCTGCGGAAGTCAGGACGGCGGTGACGCTGCCGCCGGTTGCCCATGGCGCCCAATCCGTCATCACTATAAGTGACAGTGTCACCGAGCTGGACGAGCTGCTGTTGCTGGAGACCGAAGGCGAGACTGCCCTGGCGCTGAGCGTTAAGCATCGCCGTCCGGTGGTGGTGTATGACCTGTGCGCCAGCGATACGGTGGTGCTGGCCGCAGCGGCGACCAACGCGCCGGCGGCGACGGACAAAGCGGTGCACTACTTCCAGCAGCAGGGCAAGAACGTGCTGCGTATCGCCGATTATCCCGGCCTGCTGGTGTGGCGCACGGTGGCGATGCTGATTAACGAAGCGCTGGATGCACTACAGAAAGGGGTGGCCAGCGCACAGGATATCGATACCGCCATGCGTCTGGGCGTCAATTACCCGCAGGGCCCGCTGGCGTGGGGGGACAGCCTCGGCTGGCGCCGCGTGCTGCGCCTGCTGGAGAACCTACACCACCATTATGGCGAGGAGCGCTATCGCCCCGGCTCCCTGTTGCGCCAGAAGGCGCTGATGGAGAAGCACCATGAGCAATGA
- the paaE gene encoding 1,2-phenylacetyl-CoA epoxidase subunit PaaE — protein sequence MTTFHALKVARVEPETRDAVTITFAIPQALQAEYCFRPGQHLTLKARLGGEELRRCYSICRSPTPGEISVAVKAIDGGRFSRFAQHAIQQGMELEVMVPQGHFGYQPQAGRQGDYLAIAAGSGITPMMAIVSATLATEPHSRFTLIYGNRSSHSMMFRQALADLKDRYPQRLQVVHLFSQESMDSDLLQGRIDGDKLRQLADHLLDFSRFDEAFICGPATMMDEAETTLRELGVPEHAIHLERFNTPGGSVKRAAGVQAEGRTVTIRQDGRDRLIALSAEDDSILDAALRQGADLPFACKGGVCATCKCKVLRGEVAMAANYSLEADELAAGYVLSCQALPTSGDVVVDFDARGMA from the coding sequence ATGACGACGTTCCATGCGCTTAAGGTCGCGAGAGTCGAGCCGGAAACCCGCGATGCGGTGACCATTACGTTTGCGATTCCGCAAGCCCTGCAGGCGGAGTACTGCTTTCGTCCGGGCCAGCATCTGACGCTGAAAGCCCGACTGGGCGGTGAAGAGCTGCGCCGCTGTTACTCCATCTGCCGCAGCCCTACGCCGGGAGAGATCAGCGTCGCGGTCAAAGCCATCGACGGCGGGCGCTTCTCGCGCTTCGCCCAGCACGCTATCCAGCAGGGGATGGAGCTGGAGGTAATGGTGCCGCAAGGGCATTTCGGCTATCAGCCGCAGGCCGGACGGCAGGGCGACTATCTGGCGATCGCCGCCGGCTCCGGGATCACGCCGATGATGGCGATCGTTAGCGCCACCCTGGCCACCGAGCCGCACAGCCGCTTCACGCTGATCTACGGCAACCGCAGCAGCCACAGCATGATGTTCCGCCAGGCGCTGGCCGATTTAAAAGACCGCTATCCGCAGCGCCTGCAGGTGGTGCATCTGTTCAGCCAGGAGTCGATGGACAGCGATCTGCTGCAGGGGCGCATCGATGGCGACAAACTGCGCCAGCTCGCGGACCATCTGCTGGATTTCAGCCGTTTCGACGAGGCCTTTATCTGCGGCCCGGCGACAATGATGGATGAGGCGGAAACGACCCTGCGCGAGCTCGGCGTGCCGGAGCACGCCATTCATCTCGAACGCTTCAATACGCCGGGCGGCAGCGTTAAGCGCGCCGCCGGGGTGCAGGCGGAAGGGCGCACGGTAACCATCCGCCAGGACGGGCGCGATCGGCTGATCGCCCTCAGCGCCGAAGACGACAGCATTCTGGATGCCGCATTGCGCCAGGGGGCAGACCTGCCGTTTGCCTGCAAGGGCGGGGTGTGCGCCACCTGTAAATGCAAAGTGCTGCGCGGCGAAGTGGCGATGGCCGCCAACTATAGCCTCGAAGCGGATGAGCTGGCGGCGGGTTACGTGCTGAGCTGCCAGGCGCTGCCCACCAGCGGCGACGTGGTGGTCGACTTTGACGCGCGGGGGATGGCATGA
- the paaG gene encoding 2-(1,2-epoxy-1,2-dihydrophenyl)acetyl-CoA isomerase PaaG, translating to MEAFIFSAVEQGVMTITLNRPDRLNSFNDLMHQQLAECLKQAERDDGVRCLLITGAGRGFCAGQDLNDRNVDPSGPPPDLGLSVERFYNPLVRRLAALPKPVICAVNGVAAGAGATLALGCDIVLAARSAKFVMAFSKLGLVPDCGGSWFLPRVAGRARAMGLALLGDSLSAEQAAQWGMIWQLVDDAELADTSLQLARHLAAQPTLGLGLIKKALLAAETNGLDAQLDLERDYQRLAGRSDDYREGVSAFLAKRPPQFSGK from the coding sequence GTGGAAGCTTTCATTTTCAGCGCAGTGGAACAGGGCGTCATGACCATTACCCTCAATCGCCCGGACCGCCTCAACAGTTTTAACGACCTGATGCATCAACAGCTGGCGGAATGCCTGAAGCAGGCCGAGCGCGACGACGGCGTGCGTTGCCTGCTGATCACCGGCGCCGGCCGCGGCTTTTGCGCCGGCCAGGATTTGAACGACCGCAACGTCGACCCCAGCGGCCCGCCGCCGGATCTCGGCCTGTCGGTGGAACGCTTTTACAACCCGTTAGTGCGTCGTCTGGCGGCGCTGCCGAAACCGGTGATTTGCGCGGTCAACGGCGTAGCCGCTGGCGCAGGGGCCACCCTGGCGCTGGGCTGCGATATCGTGCTGGCCGCGCGTTCGGCCAAGTTTGTGATGGCCTTCAGCAAGCTCGGGCTGGTGCCGGACTGCGGCGGCAGCTGGTTCCTGCCGCGGGTGGCCGGCCGCGCGCGCGCCATGGGGCTGGCGCTGCTGGGCGATAGCCTCAGCGCGGAACAGGCCGCGCAGTGGGGGATGATCTGGCAGCTGGTGGATGATGCCGAACTGGCGGACACCAGTCTGCAGCTGGCGCGCCATCTGGCGGCTCAGCCGACGTTGGGTCTTGGGTTGATTAAAAAGGCGCTGCTGGCGGCGGAAACCAACGGTCTCGACGCGCAGCTGGACCTGGAGCGCGATTATCAACGCCTCGCCGGGCGCAGCGATGATTACCGCGAAGGGGTCAGCGCATTTCTGGCCAAACGGCCACCACAGTTCAGCGGGAAATAG
- the paaX gene encoding phenylacetic acid degradation operon negative regulatory protein PaaX — translation MSKLDAFIQQAVTATPISGTSLIASLYGDALLQRGGEVWLGSVAALLEGLGFGERFVRTALFRLNKEEWLDVVRIGRRSFYRLSDKGLRLTRRAEHKIYRANAPEWDGTWLLLLSEGLEKNVLADVKKQLLWQGFGALAPSLLASPSQKLADVQSLLHEAGVAENVICFEAHSPLALSRAALRSRVEECWHLTEQNEMYEAFISLFRPLLPLLRDCDPAELTPERSFQIQLLLIHFYRRVVLKDPLLPEELLPAHWAGQTARQLCINIYQRVSPGALAFVSEKGESSVGELPAPGPLYYQRFGGLPGA, via the coding sequence ATGAGTAAACTCGACGCCTTTATTCAACAAGCGGTGACGGCGACGCCGATCAGCGGCACATCATTAATCGCCTCGCTGTATGGCGACGCCTTATTACAACGCGGTGGGGAAGTGTGGCTGGGCAGCGTCGCGGCGCTGCTGGAAGGATTAGGCTTCGGCGAGCGTTTCGTCCGCACCGCGCTGTTTCGCCTCAATAAAGAGGAGTGGCTCGATGTCGTCCGTATCGGCCGCCGCAGCTTCTATCGTCTGAGCGACAAAGGGCTGCGCCTGACCCGACGCGCGGAACATAAAATTTATCGCGCGAACGCTCCGGAATGGGACGGCACCTGGCTGCTGCTGCTTTCGGAAGGCCTGGAGAAAAATGTGCTGGCCGACGTCAAAAAGCAGCTGCTGTGGCAGGGGTTTGGCGCGCTGGCGCCGAGCCTGTTAGCCTCGCCGTCGCAAAAGCTGGCGGATGTCCAGTCGCTGCTCCATGAAGCGGGGGTCGCCGAAAACGTCATCTGTTTTGAAGCCCACTCGCCGCTGGCGCTCTCCCGGGCGGCGCTGCGCAGCCGGGTGGAGGAGTGCTGGCATCTCACCGAACAAAACGAGATGTATGAGGCCTTTATCTCGTTATTCCGGCCGTTACTGCCGCTGCTGCGCGATTGCGACCCCGCGGAGTTAACGCCGGAACGCAGCTTTCAGATCCAGCTCCTGCTGATTCATTTCTATCGCCGGGTGGTGCTCAAAGATCCGCTGCTGCCGGAAGAGCTGCTGCCGGCGCACTGGGCGGGGCAAACCGCCCGCCAGCTGTGTATCAATATTTACCAACGGGTGAGTCCCGGCGCGCTGGCGTTCGTCAGCGAGAAAGGTGAAAGCTCGGTCGGCGAGCTTCCCGCGCCGGGCCCGCTCTATTATCAGCGCTTTGGCGGTTTGCCGGGCGCATAA
- the paaD gene encoding 1,2-phenylacetyl-CoA epoxidase subunit PaaD, which translates to MQRLDDIAPAEVRAIWGVLSAIPDPEVPVLTITDLGMVRSVARHGDGWVIGFTPTYSGCPATEHLLSEIRAVMSEHGYLPVHIVLQLDPPWTTDWMSQEARERLRQYGISPPQGHACHAEMPAEVSCPRCGSTRTSLISEFGSTACKALYRCDSCREPFDYFKCI; encoded by the coding sequence ATGCAACGTTTAGATGACATCGCTCCCGCCGAGGTGCGCGCCATCTGGGGAGTGTTAAGCGCGATCCCGGATCCGGAAGTGCCGGTACTCACCATCACCGATCTCGGCATGGTGCGTAGCGTCGCGCGGCACGGCGACGGGTGGGTGATTGGCTTTACCCCGACTTATTCAGGGTGCCCGGCGACGGAGCATCTGCTGAGCGAGATCCGCGCGGTGATGAGCGAGCATGGTTATCTGCCGGTCCACATCGTCCTGCAGCTGGACCCGCCGTGGACCACCGACTGGATGAGCCAGGAGGCCCGCGAGCGCCTGCGCCAGTACGGCATCAGCCCGCCGCAGGGGCACGCCTGCCACGCGGAAATGCCCGCCGAGGTGAGCTGTCCGCGCTGCGGCAGCACCCGCACCTCGCTGATTAGCGAATTCGGTTCCACGGCCTGCAAAGCGCTCTATCGCTGCGACAGCTGCCGGGAACCCTTTGATTACTTTAAATGTATTTGA
- the pcaF gene encoding 3-oxoadipyl-CoA thiolase, with translation MREAFICDGIRTPIGRYGGALASVRADDLAAIPLRALLSRNPRLDPTAIDDVIYGCANQAGEDNRNVAHMATLLAGYPHTVPGTTLNRLCGSGLDAVGFAARAIKAGDADLLIAGGVESMSRAPFVMGKASAPYQRQAELFDTTIGWRFVNPLMAQHFGTDSMPETAENVAELLNISRADQDAFAWRSQQRTAQAQRDGILAQEIVPVQVVGRKGALSDVREDEHPRPETTLEQLAQLKAPFRQGGVITAGNASGVNDGAAALIIASEQQAASQGLTPRARIVAMATAGVEPRLMGLGPVPAVRKVLERAGLNINDMDLIELNEAFAAQALGVLRQLGVPDDAAHVNPNGGAIALGHPLGMSGARLALSASLELQRRGGRYALCTMCIGVGQGIAMILERV, from the coding sequence ATGCGCGAGGCCTTTATTTGTGACGGGATCCGCACGCCGATTGGCCGCTACGGCGGCGCGCTGGCCAGCGTGCGCGCCGACGACCTGGCGGCGATCCCGCTGCGTGCGCTGCTGAGCCGCAACCCCAGGCTTGACCCGACCGCGATCGATGATGTGATTTACGGCTGCGCGAATCAGGCGGGCGAAGATAACCGTAATGTGGCGCATATGGCGACGCTGCTGGCCGGCTACCCGCACACCGTGCCGGGTACCACCCTCAACCGCCTGTGCGGCTCCGGGCTGGACGCCGTCGGTTTTGCCGCCCGGGCGATCAAAGCCGGCGATGCCGATCTGCTGATCGCCGGCGGCGTGGAGTCGATGTCGCGCGCGCCGTTTGTGATGGGGAAGGCCAGCGCGCCGTATCAGCGTCAGGCGGAGCTGTTCGACACCACCATTGGCTGGCGTTTTGTGAACCCGCTCATGGCGCAACACTTCGGAACTGACAGCATGCCGGAAACCGCCGAGAATGTAGCCGAATTGTTAAATATCAGCCGCGCCGATCAGGATGCTTTCGCCTGGCGCAGCCAGCAGCGCACGGCGCAGGCCCAGCGCGACGGCATTCTGGCGCAGGAGATCGTGCCGGTGCAGGTTGTCGGCCGGAAAGGGGCGCTTAGCGACGTGCGCGAGGACGAGCATCCGCGACCGGAAACCACGCTTGAGCAGCTGGCGCAACTGAAAGCGCCGTTCCGTCAAGGCGGCGTCATTACCGCGGGCAATGCTTCCGGCGTCAACGACGGCGCCGCGGCGCTGATCATCGCCAGCGAACAGCAGGCCGCTAGCCAGGGGCTCACGCCGCGGGCGCGGATCGTGGCGATGGCGACGGCGGGCGTCGAGCCGCGCCTGATGGGGCTGGGGCCGGTACCGGCGGTGCGTAAAGTGCTGGAGCGGGCGGGGCTCAATATTAACGATATGGATCTGATTGAGCTGAATGAGGCCTTCGCCGCCCAGGCGCTGGGGGTGCTCAGACAGCTCGGCGTGCCGGACGATGCGGCGCATGTGAATCCCAACGGTGGCGCCATCGCTTTAGGCCATCCGCTGGGCATGAGCGGCGCGCGTCTGGCGCTGAGCGCCAGCCTTGAGCTGCAGCGCCGCGGCGGGCGCTATGCGTTGTGTACGATGTGTATTGGCGTGGGTCAGGGCATCGCCATGATCCTCGAGCGAGTGTGA